Proteins from a genomic interval of Paenibacillus sp. FSL H8-0048:
- a CDS encoding alpha-ketoacid dehydrogenase subunit beta, with the protein MAMMEYIDAIRLAMKEEMERDESVFVLGEDVGVKGGVFTTTKGLQEQFGAERVLDTPLAESAIAGVAIGAAMYGMKPIAEMQYSDFMLPATNQIISEAAKIRYRSNNDWNCPVVIRAPIGGGIFGGLYHSQCPESIFFGTPGLKIVAPYSAADAKGLLKAAVRDPDPVLFFENKKCYKLIKGDVPEGDYTVPIGEANLLREGSDITVIGYSLPLHFAMQAAEELEKEHGVTAHILDLRTLQPLDREAIIAAVRQTGKVLIVHEDNKTGGIGAEVAAIIAEHCLFDLDAPIFRLCGPDVPAMPISPPMEKFFLLSKDKVKAEMLRLAEY; encoded by the coding sequence ATGGCGATGATGGAATATATCGATGCAATCCGGCTGGCGATGAAGGAAGAGATGGAACGTGACGAGTCGGTGTTCGTGCTTGGTGAGGATGTCGGCGTGAAGGGAGGCGTCTTCACAACGACCAAAGGCTTGCAGGAGCAGTTCGGCGCAGAACGGGTGCTGGACACACCGCTTGCGGAATCTGCCATTGCAGGGGTGGCTATCGGTGCTGCGATGTACGGTATGAAGCCGATTGCCGAGATGCAGTACTCGGATTTCATGCTGCCCGCAACGAACCAGATTATCAGCGAAGCAGCCAAAATCCGCTACCGTTCCAATAATGACTGGAACTGTCCGGTTGTTATCCGCGCGCCGATCGGCGGCGGCATCTTCGGCGGGCTGTACCATTCGCAGTGCCCGGAGTCGATCTTCTTCGGCACGCCGGGACTTAAGATTGTGGCCCCTTATTCGGCTGCAGATGCGAAGGGACTGCTCAAGGCGGCTGTCCGTGATCCAGATCCGGTGCTGTTCTTCGAGAACAAGAAATGCTACAAGCTGATCAAGGGCGATGTGCCGGAAGGCGACTACACCGTGCCGATTGGTGAAGCGAATCTGCTGCGTGAAGGCAGCGATATTACGGTGATCGGGTATAGCCTGCCGCTGCATTTTGCGATGCAGGCAGCGGAGGAGCTGGAGAAGGAGCATGGCGTTACCGCACATATCCTCGATCTGCGCACCCTGCAGCCGCTGGACCGTGAGGCGATCATCGCTGCGGTACGTCAGACCGGCAAGGTGCTGATTGTCCATGAGGACAACAAGACCGGAGGTATCGGCGCTGAAGTGGCGGCGATTATCGCCGAGCATTGTCTGTTTGACCTCGATGCCCCAATCTTCCGCCTGTGCGGACCCGATGTTCCGGCGATGCCGATCTCACCGCCGATGGAGAAATTCTTCCTGCTCAGCAAGGATAAGGTTAAGGCTGAGATGCTGCGTCTGGCGGAGTATTAA